CACGAAGCGGGAACACTGTACACCTCCGTGGAATTCGCGGCTTTTCTGCGCGGCCATCTGGAAAATCCCGGCGGAGACTGCTGTCTGCTCATTGGCGGCGCTCTGGGCCTGTCCCCGGAACTGCTGGATCGCGTTCAGGCGAAACTGAGTCTTGGCCCCATGACCATGCCCCACGAACTGGCCCAGGTGGTTCTGTACGAGCAGCTCTTCCGGGCGACGGCCATCTGGTCCGGGCGAACCTACCACTACTGACCGGACGCGGTGACGCGAAAACACTCCCTGCACGGCAACTGCGGAAAATGGCACCATTGAGAACAATCCGTCCGGCAGTACTGGCAGATGCCCCGGAAATAAGCGCCCTCATCACCGGCGTCAGCCGCTTTTTCACTCTGGAACCCGATGGCAGAGGGGCCGGAGCCTTCCTGAAGAGCATCACGACGGAGGCCATCGCCGGTTATATCGGCGACCCCGGATACCATTACATCACGGCATTCGAGGAGAACACTCTGGCAGGCGTGGCCGCGCTGCGGGGCGGAAATCACCTCTTCCACCTTTTTGTCGCCCCGGCCTTCCACCGTCAGGGGCTGGCGAGGGATCTCTGGGAGGAGATAAAAAAGTCCGCCGCGCCGGGTACTTCGGAGATCACGGTCAATTCCAGCCCCTACGCCGTGCCCGTGTACGAACGGTTCGGCTTCGCCGTGGCCGGACCGCGCACGGAAGCCGCCGGAATCGCCTTCATCCCCATGAAAAAAAGAATCTGACGGCGCACCGGAGAAGATTCAGGCGCGCCATCGGCGTCAATCCAGCAGTTCCCGCAGCTCCAGCGGATGGGAGATGATGGTTCTGGCTCCCGCCCGCCGGAGTTCCTCCTCGGGCCGGAAACCCCACAACACGCCGACCGGATGCATGCCCACGCTGGTGGCCGTGCGCATGTCCACGTCCGTATCGCCCAGATAGAGAATTTCCTCCGCCCCCAGCCCCAGCCGTTCCATGAGCAGCCGGGGAGAGGCCGGATCGGGCTTGACCGGTCTGCCGGGCACCTGCCCCTGCACCAGCGCGAAGGACCACTTGGGCAGGAAATCCCGCATGCACTGCTCGGCCAGAACCTGCGGCTTGTTGGTCAGCACGGCCAGAAGTATTCCCCTGGATTCCAGCAGGTCGAGGAGCTCTGGAATACCCGCGTACGGCTTGCCTTTCCCGGTTCCGGCCGCCTGGTATTCGCGCACGAAATCCTGCACGCAGACGTCCAGAAAATCCCTGTCCCGCCTGTCTTCGGGCAGGGCACACGAAACCAGATGCGCCGCACCGTTACCCGCGAAAAACCGGTAGCTGTCAATTGGATGCACGGGCAGTCCCCGGGCGGTCAGAACCCGGTTCATGGCGCTGCCCAGATCTTCCAGCGTGTCCAGAAGCGTCCCGTCCATGTCGAACACAGCGGCTTTATAGCTCATATCTCCTCCTTTTCGAGTGTCTCCGGAAACAGCGTACGTAGCGGCCGGGAAAAAAGGACTCAAGGCCCGGACGCCCCCGCGGAAGTGTTACCACAAAATGCTCTATCCTCCGCTCTGCACCCGCCACAGTCCCGCATACACGCCTTCTTCGGCGATGAGCGAATCGTGCGTGCCGCGCTCTACGATGATCCCGTCCACCAGCACCACGATTTCATCGCAGCTGCGGATGGTGGACAGGCGGTGAGCGATGGCCAGGGTGATGCGATCCTTGCGCAGTTCGCGCAGATTGTTCTGGATGATTTCCTCGGTGCGCGTGTCCACGCTGGATGTGGCCTCGTCCAGAATCAGAAATTCCGGGTCGCGCAGAAAGGCTCTGGCCAGGGAAATACGCTGCCGCTGTCCGCCGGAAAGTTTGACGCCCCGGTCGCCCACCAGGGTTTTGTAGCCGTCCGGCAGCTTGCTGATGAACTCGTCGGCCCCGGCCATGTGCGCGGCCTGCCGTACGGCTTCGTCCGACGCTTCAGGCAGGCTCAGCCGGATGTTCTCGCCGACGGTGCCGTGGAACAGATAGGGTTCCTGGGCCACATAGCCGATGCGTCCACGCCATGCGTCCAGCGTGATGCCCGGCAGAGGACGGCCGTCGACCAGAATTTCTCCGGACTCGGGTTCGTAATAGCGCAGCAGAAGCTTGGCCAGGGAACTTTTCCCCGCCCCTGTGGGACCGGCCACGCCCAGCACCTGTCCCCGCTTCAGGGAGAAGTCCACGCCGCAGAGCACCCTGCCTCTGCCGGGATAGGAAAAATGCAGATCGCGGGCCTCGATCCGTGAAAGCGGCGCGGCCAGGGAAACGGCGTCGTCCCGGTCC
Above is a window of Desulfomicrobium orale DSM 12838 DNA encoding:
- a CDS encoding 23S rRNA (pseudouridine(1915)-N(3))-methyltransferase RlmH; amino-acid sequence: MYRLRIISVGKIKKPFWLEAIGHYRKMLGTALCVEALSVRDCPHLEGAGRKKAESDRLLEKITPRDTAIALHEAGTLYTSVEFAAFLRGHLENPGGDCCLLIGGALGLSPELLDRVQAKLSLGPMTMPHELAQVVLYEQLFRATAIWSGRTYHY
- a CDS encoding GNAT family N-acetyltransferase, which codes for MRTIRPAVLADAPEISALITGVSRFFTLEPDGRGAGAFLKSITTEAIAGYIGDPGYHYITAFEENTLAGVAALRGGNHLFHLFVAPAFHRQGLARDLWEEIKKSAAPGTSEITVNSSPYAVPVYERFGFAVAGPRTEAAGIAFIPMKKRI
- a CDS encoding HAD family hydrolase, with the protein product MSYKAAVFDMDGTLLDTLEDLGSAMNRVLTARGLPVHPIDSYRFFAGNGAAHLVSCALPEDRRDRDFLDVCVQDFVREYQAAGTGKGKPYAGIPELLDLLESRGILLAVLTNKPQVLAEQCMRDFLPKWSFALVQGQVPGRPVKPDPASPRLLMERLGLGAEEILYLGDTDVDMRTATSVGMHPVGVLWGFRPEEELRRAGARTIISHPLELRELLD